In a genomic window of Sphingomonas lutea:
- a CDS encoding metal-dependent hydrolase family protein, translating into MKLRLLAACAALAITTSAFAQPAERVTVIHAGTLIAQPGQAPMRNATVVVRGRTIAEVRPGFVELPGAQVVDLRTSTVMPGFVDMHVHLRGLDDRMQARLLQNTRDNEDEVLTALVNGRKTLLAGFTTIRDLGNDPRLIFSLRDAINAGMIAGPTIVAAGNGISVAGGHGDPRNGLNRDLYEIANAKMINTCNGPDDCRRAVREQVGLGAEVIKIAATGGVLSNVAGGLAQQMMDDEMKAVVDTARMFGRKVAAHAHGVDGINSALRAGVASIEHGTFTNDETFRLYKQTGAYYVPTLLAPAAAVADGQRGALTPAQYEKARQAAGNAEKSFARAVREGIKIAFGTDTGVSKHGDNAQEFALMVKNGMQPMAAIRAATVDASTLLGKADTIGTIAPGKDADIIAVDGDPLANIRELESVDFVMKHGRVHKLAGQRVLSEVD; encoded by the coding sequence ATGAAATTGCGTCTGCTCGCCGCCTGCGCGGCGCTAGCCATCACCACATCTGCTTTCGCCCAGCCCGCAGAGCGAGTGACCGTCATTCATGCGGGCACGCTGATCGCCCAGCCCGGGCAAGCGCCGATGCGTAACGCCACGGTTGTCGTGCGCGGCAGGACAATCGCCGAAGTCCGCCCCGGCTTCGTTGAACTGCCGGGCGCGCAGGTTGTCGACCTTCGCACCAGCACGGTCATGCCGGGCTTCGTCGACATGCACGTCCACCTGCGCGGGCTCGACGATCGCATGCAGGCACGGCTGCTTCAGAACACGCGCGACAATGAGGATGAGGTGCTCACTGCGCTGGTCAATGGGCGCAAGACCCTGCTCGCCGGCTTCACCACGATCCGCGACCTCGGCAATGACCCGCGCCTGATCTTCTCCCTGCGCGACGCCATCAACGCTGGGATGATCGCGGGGCCGACAATCGTTGCCGCGGGCAATGGCATCAGCGTCGCCGGCGGCCATGGCGACCCGCGCAACGGCCTCAACCGCGACCTTTACGAGATCGCCAATGCGAAGATGATCAACACCTGCAACGGCCCCGACGACTGCCGCCGCGCAGTGCGCGAGCAAGTCGGGCTGGGTGCCGAGGTGATCAAGATCGCCGCAACCGGCGGCGTGCTCAGCAATGTCGCCGGCGGCCTAGCGCAGCAGATGATGGACGATGAGATGAAGGCGGTGGTCGACACCGCCCGGATGTTCGGGCGCAAGGTCGCCGCCCATGCGCACGGCGTCGACGGCATCAACTCCGCGCTTCGCGCCGGCGTCGCGTCGATCGAACACGGCACCTTTACCAATGACGAAACCTTCCGCCTCTATAAGCAGACCGGCGCTTATTACGTGCCGACCCTGCTCGCCCCCGCCGCGGCCGTGGCCGACGGCCAGCGCGGCGCACTGACGCCCGCCCAATATGAGAAGGCGCGCCAGGCCGCCGGTAATGCGGAAAAAAGCTTCGCGCGGGCGGTTCGCGAAGGCATCAAGATCGCCTTCGGCACCGACACCGGCGTGTCCAAGCACGGCGACAACGCCCAGGAATTTGCGCTGATGGTGAAGAACGGCATGCAGCCGATGGCCGCGATCCGCGCGGCGACGGTCGATGCCTCGACTTTGCTCGGCAAAGCCGACACGATCGGAACCATCGCCCCGGGCAAGGATGCCGACATCATCGCCGTCGACGGCGATCCGCTGGCCAACATCCGCGAGCTCGAAAGCGTCGACTTCGTAATGAAGCACGGCCGCGTCCACAAACTCGCCGGCCAACGCGTGCTAAGCGAGGTGGATTAG
- the murA gene encoding UDP-N-acetylglucosamine 1-carboxyvinyltransferase encodes MDSIWIKGGARLQGEIPISGAKNAALTLLPCALLTEEPLTLGNLPRLADVDTFAHLLNQLGVSTSVAGVKKGQYGRKMTLQANDIASTVAPYDMVRKMRASVLVLGPMLARAGESTVSLPGGCAIGDRPIDLHLKALEALGATIELAAGYVKASAPRGRLRGGDFSFPVVSVGATENALMAAVMTTGRSNLYNAAREPEIVDLCNLLVAMGAKIEGIGSGHLIIDGVEGLHGTEYEVMPDRIEAGSYACAAAMTGGSINLIGARPEEMSATLNALAHCGMIIEFHAKGVRVSADSKIRPVSLATSPYPGFATDMQAQMMAMLCLANGDSILEETIFENRYMHVPELRRMGAEVDIHGRSAIVRGVDKLTGASVMATDLRASMSLVLAGLAAEGETEVLRVYHLDRGYERLEEKLSGVGATIERRSAG; translated from the coding sequence GTGGACAGTATCTGGATCAAGGGCGGAGCTCGCCTGCAGGGGGAAATCCCGATCAGCGGAGCGAAGAATGCGGCGCTGACGTTGCTGCCGTGCGCGCTGCTCACCGAAGAGCCGCTGACGCTCGGCAACCTGCCGCGCCTGGCGGATGTCGACACCTTCGCGCACCTCCTCAACCAGCTTGGCGTTTCGACCAGCGTGGCGGGGGTCAAGAAGGGCCAATATGGGCGCAAGATGACGCTCCAGGCCAACGACATCGCCTCGACCGTCGCGCCCTACGACATGGTGCGCAAGATGCGCGCGTCGGTGCTGGTGCTTGGGCCGATGCTGGCGCGGGCGGGCGAATCGACCGTGTCATTGCCGGGTGGCTGCGCGATCGGCGACCGGCCGATCGACCTCCATTTGAAGGCGCTCGAGGCGCTCGGCGCGACGATCGAGCTGGCCGCGGGCTATGTGAAGGCGAGCGCGCCGCGCGGCCGGTTACGGGGCGGCGACTTCAGCTTTCCGGTGGTGTCGGTCGGCGCGACCGAAAATGCGCTGATGGCGGCGGTCATGACCACCGGCCGGTCCAACCTCTACAATGCCGCGCGCGAACCCGAGATCGTCGACCTGTGCAATCTTCTGGTGGCGATGGGCGCGAAGATCGAGGGCATCGGTTCGGGCCACCTCATCATCGACGGCGTCGAAGGGCTGCACGGCACCGAATATGAGGTCATGCCCGACCGCATCGAAGCGGGCAGCTACGCCTGTGCTGCGGCGATGACGGGCGGGTCGATCAACCTTATCGGCGCGCGTCCCGAAGAAATGAGCGCGACGCTCAACGCCCTCGCCCATTGCGGGATGATCATCGAATTCCACGCCAAGGGCGTGCGTGTCAGCGCCGATTCCAAGATCCGGCCCGTTTCGCTTGCGACGTCGCCTTATCCGGGCTTCGCGACCGACATGCAGGCGCAGATGATGGCGATGCTCTGTTTGGCGAATGGCGACAGCATCCTTGAAGAGACGATCTTCGAGAACCGCTACATGCACGTGCCCGAGCTTCGCCGCATGGGCGCCGAAGTGGACATCCACGGCCGTTCCGCGATCGTGCGCGGGGTCGACAAGCTGACCGGCGCAAGCGTCATGGCCACTGACCTGCGCGCTTCGATGAGCCTGGTCCTCGCCGGACTTGCGGCAGAGGGCGAGACCGAAGTGCTGCGCGTCTATCACCTCGACCGCGGCTACGAGCGGCTGGAGGAGAAGTTGTCCGGCGTCGGTGCGACGATCGAGCGGCGGAGCGCGGGCTAG